The DNA window ggcaaggcaaggcaaggcaaggcaagagATTAGAATGGAACCATGAGAGCACATTACGTACGGCCACCACCCGTCGTCCCGCTGCTCCGTAGTACGTGCGTGCCGCAAAAGACCGACCACCTCCTCACGAccgaccaccgccgcggaGCAACAAGGGTTCGTCCTGGATGTGTGTATGTGTCCACGTCtacggccggccagccgccgctaCGACGCCCCCGGTCCCTGGGTTCCATGCGGGCGAAAATTGTCGGCGACATGCAGTGAAACATGCACCTCGACGTCTGGCTCGCTCGGAAGTCTGCAGAACGTCCCGACTCTGTGGGGTTGCTGCAGCTAGGAACAGCGGCCAGCATTGCCGTGCAGCCAGTGGCTTCGGAAAGCTGCCGGCCCTTCGGCTGTCACTATCCCCGAGcatctgtctgtctgtaTCACCGTCGGCGTTGCTTGCTTacctgcttgcttgcttgcctgcttgccagCTTGCCTGGAAGCCGCCGCAACAAGCTCGCGCGTGTGCGAGTGCGAGCAGGGCGATGCGGCAGACGCTACCCCAcggtgcagtgcagggcGCTGTGTCTCGAACCTGAGCTGACAGCTCAAACGACGCCGTCTGCCTGACAAGACCACACACTACGCTTGAGCGGGCGCCGATCCGAACTTCAATTCCTGCAGCACACGTCGATGCCCGACTGTGTCGGACGCCGCGcccctgtcgtcgccgtcgccgtcctcgtccccgaTTCGATTATCCTGCCTCAGAGACCATCTTCACAACGGACCAATTGACGAAACACCGGATATCGAATGCAGCTCAAAGGTATTTGAAATacgtagtacgaagtacgtcCAGTATACGTCGACTCCTCCACCGGATCCCTGCATTCGCCGTGTGCACTTTGTAATAGTATTGGCAATTGCAGCCCTCGATTGAGGCTTGTTGCTTGACGAGAGCCTCTGGCTGGTGGGCGGGCCGCTCGGTCGACAGCCGTCTGTCTGCAGAGGTGGTTGCACATGTGCGGTGTCGCCAAAGCTCCCGCTGTCAATGACGACGGTGGCCCCGCGGGGGCGTGTGGTGGTTACGGGAAACCCAGACAGCTGGGATTACTGATCTCCGAGACTCTGGGGCACATGTTGGGCATGGTGCTGTTGCAGCTGCGCATGAACATTAGCACCTAcagtatgtacgtacgtacgtagcgGTTTACGGAGTGCGAGCTCCGCCTTACCACGTCTCTGATGAGCAAGAAGCAACGAACATGCCGGCTTTTCTTTGACCAAGACACCACGTGGTTCGAGGCTGTCTGTGGTGCCGCCAGCGCGAAGGCCAGCGTGCCGTTCGTGTCATGCTGTCCTCGAGACGAGACGATGCCTGACACGTTGTGCCTGTCATGCGTCGTTATCAACGACGTCGATGGGATCCATGTGCTGGACATTTCCGGTGGCCCGGGCCAAGAAAGCCGTCAGACACGGGCCCGgcaagccaggccagggtTCGGGGCTCATTCGCCAGTAGTAGCCTCTCGCTGCTCGTGGTGCCGCGATAGGGTGCAGTCGAGGGAGAATATCGTGAGCAAACCGCCATGCAAGTCGTCAACGACAACGGGCTTGGCCCGAATATCTTCGGCGTTGCACGGGCcatgcggcgagggcgcgggaAATGCGCTCGGGGCTCAACGGCCAGCCAACCAACCTGACTAGGCGGCACGAGAGAGGAGGGCACGCAGTCTGTACGAAGCACGAAGTAGACAAGGTAGTAATTACGGAGTTCGGGGCTAGCGAGGAGAAGGGTCTCTATTGTCCACCCTTGGATTGATCCGTCACGTGGGACGCTGCTCCCCGAGCGCCGACTGCAGGCGCGACAGAGcaagtatactgtatactgtatacgATATACGATATACGATAATGCGGCAGGTGCAGTGCGGTGCTATACGAACTGGAAGGTTAGCCAGCAGCATGCCAGACAAGGAACCCGAGGCAGCTTCGTACCTACGGTCGCCGTTTACGAATACTCAAAGTTCTTTTTAAGGTACTAAGGTCCTGCTCCTGCAGGTCCTAGGATAATCTCCGTGCCtaaggtactacctacctacctacctctaAGCTCCTACCTCGCTACTTTCCTATTCCCTTAGTACTTTAGTATAGGTATGTCGCCGTATTTGCAGGTAAGAGGTAACGAAGCAGGCTACAAGAAGACCCTAGCATTACCCACCCACGAAGCAAGCAGTCACCTTATTCTGTTCATCCCATCCTTGCCTCACCCTACCCGAGGTTCTGCTCTTCCCCACCACAGGCTTGGTGAGGACAGGCTTCTTGTGTTTATCCTCCCTGACAGGGTGCAAAGTACACGATACATTATGCGGGGAGCCGAATTAACACACGATACAAGTCGTGTCTGGTCAAGAAGTTGTGTCTACGCAGCTTGTACAGGAAGAAATGTTATGCGTGCGAACCAAATGCGAGTCCATGTACGGCCAGGGACCCATCACCACAAAACAGCGGCTGGCCTcccacacacgcacacacacttcgacttcttcttggaACAGGCAAGGCGTTGGCGCTTCGAGGGGACGCGAAACGCAGTGCCGAGGGGGCCTCTGATACTATTTGTGGCCGCCCCCAGTGTCTGAttggccgcagccgccgggcACAAGCGCCATGGCACATTTCCCACACCCACTCACGGCGACTTGCCTGCACGCCGCCAGCCAATCCGGGACCCGCCCAGCGACATGCCCGCGAGAGCCTCACAAGTTCACAACTCTAGTCTCTCTGTAGCCatctgcgccgtcggcgacatcCCATACCCAGCGCGCCTATCGTGCATGGGCGCGTCGACGTTCCCACTGCCATTGGCTCGCCTAGatgacgacctcgacctcgccgtctgcAAATGAGCGACACGAATGATCGTTGTGAACGGGCATGGATCTATAActcttctccctcccctctGGAACGGACTCGCATCATTGCAATGCGTTGATCGTCTTGCTTCCTTCTCTTGTTTTTCTCTTCGTCTCGAGCGCCCCCTTTTTTTATTTTTCCCGTAACCTAGGTCCTGCGGACTTGGTTTAATCTTtcttgttgtcgttgtctCCCATCTATCTACCCTTGTACATATTCCCACTGATACACctcacgccctcgcccagcaTGTCGTCCAGCTTGAAGAACGAGGTCACCGTCTCTGACTTTGAGGGTGATGGCCGGGACCTCCGCACTCGCATCAaggcccgcgtcgtcggcaccgtcCACGGCTTGCGGGTCGCCTTGACATTACTCGCCCTGCTATCAGGCATCACCATCCTCGGTCTCTCTGCCAACTCGCTGGCTGTGTATAAGGACACGTACGTGCCGGACGACTACTTGCTTCCGCTCTGGCCCGACCATTTCGACCTCCGGCCGACTACGGCACTGATCGCGGGCAGTGCCATTCTCATCGTGGCCAACGCCGTGTCTCTGCTCGCTAGCAAGACCGCCTCGGTGAGAAACATCATAAGCATCTTGCCCCCACGGACTCAAGACTGACACATACAAAATCTATAGGTCCGGAAACGAGTCGGTGCGCACACATCAGTCAGTCTTGCCGCGCCCGTCATCGGTTTCATCGCCGCGCTGGTGGCAATGGCCCTCTTCTACGCCGTCAATGCCTCCGCTACGGTCGACACGATGCAGAGCTGGACGTGCCGGTGGAAGCAGGTCGGCATGTCGATGCAGCCGCACTTCGGTTCGCTGTGCCGGCAGAACGAGGCAGGCCTCATCCTGGCCATCTTGTTGGTCCCGCTGGAACTGTGCGTGTTGGTGACCGCGTGCTTTCAAATGTTTCTTGAGCGCAAGTTCAGTGCCGCGCTGCGAGGTGGTGCTAGCCCGGCCATGTCCTGAAGTCGGTCGTGCCTCATCATCAATGGAGGTTCCTTCCTGCATAGGCGGGTTTGCATGAGAGGCTGCGAGAGATAAGGCGGCGACTGGTGTCGCAGGTCCAAGCGTCTGAGTCCAGGTCCCTTGTACAGTAACTGCGAGAATGGGTACAGTAGTAGGTGTTTGAGTCTTGTCCAACGACAATGTAACAAAGGGTATGCCTGCTGCGGTCAGCAAAAGCTGTAGGGCCACCCAGACACAACATTTGGGGCGACGCCCACGTTTTCAGCGTTGTGCTGCTTCATTCTCTTTCCCACGAAAGACGTGTAAGCGCGCGGGGCTGAAGAATGCCTGCTTGTCACTTCGTATACCTGCGTTATCAGCCACTTTGTTTCATGCCGTACGACGGTGACGCCGTGCGGCGCCAACCGGCACAGTttgtgtcgccgccgacggagcGTGCGCCCTACTTTGTACTCGCCCCCAAGtaaggaggagaagggggacgGGGGGAAACGTATGAACGGAATATGTTTCGGGCACAATTGCCCCGAGCTTCCTGTGCAGGCCACCAAGAGACGCGGGAGCACGGCATCATACGAAGGCGGGCGTCAGGCGCCGTGGAGAAGGCTCAGGCACGGTCACCTTGACCTGTGAGGCGCAGTCCCGGGCGCTCCCCTTTGTGTTACGGAGACGGTGGCCGTTTCTGCCCCCAGGAATAGGCGGAATTATCCAGCACCCGGCTTCGAATGCTGGCGCCCTGAttgagggagggagggagcgtGGCGTTGGCAGAATTTCTCTCTCGACAAACCTGAACATGGTCAACTCAAAggccgacaacgacgaaAGCAGTCCCGGACTGAGTCACATGTCACCCTTTGTTGCTTCCACTTTGCAAACACGACGAATATTCTACGCTGTTTCGAGAAGGGAAAACCGGGGCTCCTTTTGGATGTAGGCATACGCGTACAGCCGCCcgcgtggccgtggcccgtTCCTGTCGAGTTTTTATTAGATCATTGGTGTACGAAGGACGAAGTACGAGAGGGCTCTTTGACTTTGCCTCAAGTACAGTACCACTCAACAGAATCAGAGCAAGGCGGATCcccggcatcatcggcaccAAGGCAGCGGTCTCAACCATGATGCGAACTGGCACGCCAGTCCACAGccggtcggcgtcgccggttGTCATGTCGGTACCGCTGTCGCGGAAGCCCTTGCCCCGGAACCCTccagccaggccgccgccgccgccgagcatcCCCCTCATGGAGCGACGTATCGGGACCGACGTGAGCAGGCCAACTCTCGAGCCGCTCATGGAGAGGGAGGCGAACATGTTCATCGCAGCACCTCGCATGCCTCAGCCCGGGGATACAACAGGGCTGGCCAGGCAGACGCCGCCCCAGGCACATAAGTCTTCAGCGTTACCGAAAGATCAAATACGCGCGCAAGCCATTGTGCTGGCCGAGGTCAGGACGAATGTCATGGTATGCCGTTGAACCAGGCCCTCGCGGGAGCTTCGAGGTCGCTCACGATATGTCCAGGTCACAAACGAGTATACCTTCATCACAGAGCTCTCCACGCACTTGTCAATACGATACGGCCGGCCGGTTACCTCGATTGTCGTGACGCTGCAGCACAGCATTTGCATGCTATTCGGGGGCTCCTTTGAGCCGGCGTACACGGTGACCGTGAGCGCGCTGCCGGGCCAGATGCAGATGACATCGAACAAGCGCAACGTTGCGCTCCTCCAAGCACACCTGTTTCAAGCGCTGCGCGTGCCTCCCAAGCGCGGATTTGTGCGCTTCGCTCCGGTGACAGACGAGTGCTctggctggggcggcaagacggtgGCGGGCCAGATTGGCGAGGTCATGGGCACGGCGGTCAAGGCCCCAGCAACAAGAGACCCTGGAAACGAAGCAGGAAGAGGCGCTTTCAAGGTACGGTGGTCACTAGAACCCGCTGGAAACGCGCCTGCTCAACGCCGACAGTTGCGTGGAAAGACTTCCCGGCCTGCCGATTCGGCAGCTGCGTCGAGATCGGGCACGCCCGTGCCGCCAGGGGGTCGTCAAGGTGTCCCGAAGGAGTCGTCCAGTGGCCCTGCAAGCAAGCCCGCGGAGCCGAccgggacgacggcggcgactaaagagaaggcggaggagaagaggagctTCGTCGATAAGGTATTCCGCCGAAACCGCAAGTAATACTCGTCGTGAGGCGTTtgtttgggggggggggtgggctGGGGACGGCGAAGGCGGGACGTCGTTGTGCTAGTGGGAGAGGGATTGCTTTGGCGAGCAGGCGCTGGGTAGACTGATATGCAATCTGTAATACTCGTTTTCACAGATATAGAGCTCGGTCAAGTAATTTAATGTGAGCAGGCGAGACGTGCACCTGGGATGGCAGAGGGGTGTGGTTCATGAACACCTTCGCGGCGGGACGTTGCCAGGAGGGACAAACAGTCGTAGCCTGAATGTCAAACCGAAAGGTGCCTCTGAAGTGTCAACTGTGGACTCAGGAATGGCCGGTTGGTTGGGTGCGCACTGGTGCATTTATTTGGCATCTCACCTGGTAGGATGGATtgaagtacagtacgtatAGGTACCATCCTGGGCCTCTGGGCTCCATCTGCCAGACCGCCAGGTGGGGGGTTCAGCGCTGGCGGGCcgcgggccgggcgggctccTCCTGTAAGGTACCGGTGGCATCCACTGGAgccgtactccgtacttccatccatgcatccatccatgcatccTTGTTCGGCGGTCCGCCAGCAGCTTCCTTGGTACTGACCCTCCAGACCTACCCCTACCCGGACCCTAACTACCACATTACCCACGGGCGCCTACAGCACCTTAtttgctgccgccgaagctgaggtgccgctgcccacCCTCACCCCATGGCATCAGCCTCGTCCACCTTCACtcacctcgcctcacctGCGTCCCGCATCCGCGCCATCACGACGACCAATCCGCCCCAGAGCCTACCCGACCTTCATCACTgccaccagcgccaccagcgccaccaTCTCGCTCTCCCAACCCAACCGCTGGAGGCAAGGACATTGAAGTCGCTCTCcggccgtcatcgacgaaTTGAGCCTTGCTCTCCTACCTCCCCTACTGTCCACGTCCCACCGTTCTCGCCCATATCCGCGACTCCCTGGCTCTCGCACCGTCGCCAACCGGCCCTTGCAGTCAGGGCAGCGACGCAATTGCCGTCCTGCCGACGCCCGATTCCTAGGCAACGGGACGAGCTtgggcctcggcctgcccgaTCCCGACTCGCAACGCGCGCGACCAGTCCCGTCCTCTATCTCTCTCCATCGACCCTTTCTCATCCGACCCAGGGACGACCTTGAGCAAGTTGGATGCTGAGGCGCGCCTCTCAAGGGGCCTCGCAACCACATCATGGAGGTAAgtggcggcgtctgcctGGTTTTGTTGCGTCTCCCAAATTCGCCCTCACCCTCTCGCGCCCGCATTTGTCGTTCTTGCCTTGCGTATCGTTGCCCTGCTGTGGTGCTGGTATTGTTGTTGGTCGTCTCGTCACGTCATGGAatctctccctctccttctcATCTTGGGTGGGTGGTTGGACGTTGCACGACATCACCGGCCAACCGACGCTCCTATCACCAGGCATCTTTGTCCATGCCTGGCTGTCTTTTCCTTGCTCTCCCGCTCCCTTGCTCCCCGGGCGAAAGGAGacgcccgacgcccgcccgttgcCCTCGCGTA is part of the Purpureocillium takamizusanense chromosome 7, complete sequence genome and encodes:
- a CDS encoding uncharacterized protein (TransMembrane:4 (i38-62o82-105i117-143o181-204i)~EggNog:ENOG503P4IG) — its product is MSSSLKNEVTVSDFEGDGRDLRTRIKARVVGTVHGLRVALTLLALLSGITILGLSANSLAVYKDTYVPDDYLLPLWPDHFDLRPTTALIAGSAILIVANAVSLLASKTASVRKRVGAHTSVSLAAPVIGFIAALVAMALFYAVNASATVDTMQSWTCRWKQVGMSMQPHFGSLCRQNEAGLILAILLVPLELCVLVTACFQMFLERKFSAALRGGASPAMS
- a CDS encoding uncharacterized protein (EggNog:ENOG503NZI7~COG:S), with the translated sequence MMRTGTPVHSRSASPVVMSVPLSRKPLPRNPPARPPPPPSIPLMERRIGTDVSRPTLEPLMEREANMFIAAPRMPQPGDTTGLARQTPPQAHKSSALPKDQIRAQAIVLAEVRTNVMVTNEYTFITELSTHLSIRYGRPVTSIVVTLQHSICMLFGGSFEPAYTVTVSALPGQMQMTSNKRNVALLQAHLFQALRVPPKRGFVRFAPVTDECSGWGGKTVAGQIGEVMGTAVKAPATRDPGNEAGRGAFKLRGKTSRPADSAAASRSGTPVPPGGRQGVPKESSSGPASKPAEPTGTTAATKEKAEEKRSFVDKVFRRNRK